Proteins from a genomic interval of Candidatus Rokuibacteriota bacterium:
- a CDS encoding zinc-binding dehydrogenase gives MGAASVIVVDQIPGRLELAKAFGADHALNFKDVPDRKERVKLVRQWTGGVGADVACDFVGFPAVIPEGIEMLRSGGTYLEIGTISRGATIELEPSLLVWGSKKIVGVIQYDPWVIPRALDFLVRTKTRWPWDRILSHKYPLEKINEAFAASEWHNKETTSITRAALTP, from the coding sequence ATGGGCGCCGCGTCGGTCATCGTGGTGGACCAGATCCCCGGCCGCCTCGAGCTGGCGAAGGCCTTCGGCGCCGATCACGCGCTGAACTTCAAGGACGTGCCCGACCGCAAGGAGCGCGTGAAGCTCGTCCGCCAGTGGACGGGCGGCGTGGGCGCGGATGTCGCCTGCGACTTCGTCGGCTTCCCGGCGGTCATCCCCGAGGGCATCGAGATGCTGCGCTCGGGCGGCACCTACCTCGAGATCGGCACGATCAGCCGCGGCGCCACGATCGAGCTCGAGCCCTCCCTGCTCGTCTGGGGCTCCAAGAAAATCGTGGGCGTGATCCAGTACGACCCGTGGGTGATCCCGCGCGCGCTCGATTTCCTCGTGCGCACCAAGACGCGCTGGCCGTGGGACCGGATCCTCTCGCACAAGTACCCGCTCGAGAAGATCAACGAGGCCTTCGCCGCCTCGGAGTGGCACAACAAGGAGACGACGAGCATCACGCGCGCGGCGCTGACGCCGTAG
- a CDS encoding DUF3106 domain-containing protein has translation MLTDRSYGWLPALALAACLAVPTVARAQAPASPPSTAPAQPGNSPVRGLERLSPEERAQAERNLQKWKEMTPEQRQGAIENYRHWQSLSPEERQTARQNQQRLRNMSPADRARVTEDFRRWQSLPEDRRRQLEAAHERFQRLPPEQRQRIERNAERWRQMPPEQRQPIERNAERWRQMTPEQRQQAREQYRQRQPGPGQPRPDGEDRPGGDGRPGGHVGPGGPRSRHLPR, from the coding sequence ATGCTGACGGATCGCTCGTACGGTTGGCTTCCTGCCCTGGCGCTGGCGGCCTGTCTGGCCGTCCCGACGGTCGCTCGGGCTCAGGCGCCCGCTTCACCTCCCTCGACAGCGCCGGCCCAGCCCGGCAATTCTCCCGTCCGCGGGCTCGAGCGCCTGTCGCCCGAAGAGCGCGCGCAGGCTGAGCGCAATCTCCAGAAGTGGAAGGAGATGACGCCCGAGCAGCGGCAGGGAGCGATAGAGAACTACCGCCACTGGCAGAGCCTTTCGCCTGAGGAGCGACAGACCGCCCGGCAGAATCAGCAGCGGCTGCGCAACATGTCGCCGGCGGACCGGGCTCGCGTCACGGAGGACTTCCGCCGCTGGCAATCGCTGCCGGAGGACCGGAGGCGCCAGCTCGAGGCGGCGCACGAGCGCTTCCAGAGGCTGCCGCCCGAGCAGCGTCAGCGCATTGAGCGGAATGCGGAGCGCTGGCGCCAGATGCCGCCCGAGCAGCGCCAGCCCATTGAGCGGAATGCGGAACGCTGGCGCCAGATGACACCCGAGCAGCGCCAACAGGCCCGCGAGCAGTACCGTCAGCGCCAGCCGGGCCCCGGCCAACCGCGTCCGGACGGCGAGGACCGTCCGGGAGGCGATGGGCGGCCCGGCGGTCACGTAGGGCCCGGAGGTCCGCGCAGCCGCCACCTGCCTCGATAG
- the thrC gene encoding threonine synthase codes for MNAWPGVIERYRQFLPVSPSTPVVTLHEGNTPLIPAPRLAEATDPSLRIFLKCEGFNPTGSFKDRGMTVAISKAVESGSRAVICASTGNTSASAAAYAARAGIRAFVMVPKGAVAIGKLSQAAIHGATVLVMDGNFDQALSIVTQIAERHPVTLVNSLNPFRLEGQKTGAFEVVDQLGRAPDYHLIPVGNAGNISAYWRGYREYHRAGIAKELPKMVGFQAAGAAPIVENRVILEPKTLATAIRIGNPASWGLAKEALQDSQGWIDAVTDEEIIRGYRLLAREEGIFMEPASCATVAGLAKMVKAGRFEPGSTIVLTLTGHGLKDPDTALESATRPVSVPARLDAVLAQLGL; via the coding sequence ATGAACGCGTGGCCCGGTGTCATCGAGCGCTACCGGCAGTTCCTGCCGGTGTCGCCGAGCACCCCGGTGGTCACGCTCCACGAAGGCAACACGCCGCTCATCCCCGCCCCGCGGCTCGCGGAAGCCACCGACCCGAGCCTGCGGATCTTCCTCAAGTGCGAGGGCTTCAACCCGACGGGCTCCTTCAAGGACCGCGGGATGACCGTGGCCATCTCCAAGGCCGTGGAATCCGGCTCGCGGGCGGTCATCTGCGCCTCGACCGGCAACACCTCGGCCTCGGCCGCGGCCTACGCGGCGCGGGCCGGCATTCGCGCCTTCGTCATGGTGCCCAAGGGCGCGGTCGCCATCGGCAAGCTCTCGCAGGCCGCCATCCACGGCGCGACGGTGCTCGTGATGGACGGCAACTTCGACCAGGCGCTGTCGATCGTCACCCAGATAGCCGAGCGCCACCCGGTCACGCTCGTCAACAGCCTGAATCCCTTCCGCCTCGAGGGGCAGAAGACGGGCGCGTTCGAGGTCGTGGACCAGCTCGGGCGCGCGCCCGACTACCACCTGATCCCCGTGGGCAACGCGGGCAACATCTCGGCCTACTGGCGGGGCTACCGGGAGTACCACCGGGCGGGCATCGCCAAGGAGTTGCCGAAGATGGTCGGCTTCCAGGCCGCGGGCGCCGCGCCCATCGTGGAAAACCGGGTCATCCTCGAGCCCAAGACGCTCGCCACCGCCATCCGCATCGGCAACCCCGCTTCCTGGGGGCTCGCCAAGGAAGCGCTCCAGGACTCGCAGGGATGGATCGACGCCGTCACCGACGAGGAAATCATCCGCGGGTATCGCCTGCTGGCCCGCGAAGAAGGCATCTTCATGGAGCCCGCCTCGTGCGCGACGGTGGCCGGCCTGGCCAAGATGGTCAAGGCCGGGCGCTTCGAACCCGGCTCCACGATCGTGCTTACGCTCACGGGGCATGGGCTCAAGGACCCGGACACGGCGCTCGAGTCCGCGACCCGGCCTGTGAGCGTTCCCGCGCGGCTCGACGCCGTCCTCGCCCAGCTCGGGCTCTAG
- a CDS encoding alcohol dehydrogenase catalytic domain-containing protein, giving the protein MPIPEVEPEGVLIRVTHANVCGSDLHFWRGDAALRLPDDGWIFGHEMTGRVAKLGSKVKTDSLGRPLKEGDRVAYTYFYPCGRCYACLNKEPAACPNKIERPLGPGAFPHLHGAFADHYHLRPGGAIFTVPDALPDEAVAGVNCVLSQVIYGLHVAGVRLGDSVVIQGAGGLSVSMLRPSPRTWAPRRSSWWTRSPAASSWRRPSAPITR; this is encoded by the coding sequence GTGCCCATCCCCGAGGTGGAGCCCGAGGGCGTCCTGATCCGCGTCACCCACGCCAACGTCTGCGGCTCGGATCTCCACTTCTGGCGCGGGGACGCGGCGCTCCGCCTCCCCGACGACGGCTGGATCTTCGGCCACGAGATGACGGGCCGCGTGGCGAAGCTCGGGTCGAAGGTCAAGACGGACTCGCTCGGCCGCCCGCTCAAGGAGGGCGACCGGGTCGCCTATACGTACTTCTACCCGTGCGGCCGCTGCTACGCCTGCCTCAACAAGGAACCGGCCGCCTGCCCGAACAAGATCGAGCGGCCGCTCGGGCCCGGCGCCTTCCCGCATCTGCACGGCGCCTTCGCGGACCACTACCACCTCCGCCCCGGCGGCGCCATCTTCACGGTTCCCGACGCGCTCCCCGACGAGGCGGTGGCGGGCGTCAATTGCGTGCTCTCCCAGGTGATCTACGGTCTCCACGTGGCGGGCGTGCGCCTGGGCGACAGCGTGGTCATCCAGGGCGCGGGAGGTCTCTCGGTGTCCATGCTGCGGCCGTCGCCAAGGACATGGGCGCCGCGTCGGTCATCGTGGTGGACCAGATCCCCGGCCGCCTCGAGCTGGCGAAGGCCTTCGGCGCCGATCACGCGCTGA
- a CDS encoding lysylphosphatidylglycerol synthase transmembrane domain-containing protein, which yields MPSAGRLVKILLGIAISAALLVWLFWNVDLRAVTARLADTRWGWLTVSIALNLASLWARAVRWRYLFPQKARPTHLFNAVMIGYMGNNLLPLRAGEVLRVYVVARRGQRFWTTVTTLVVERALDGLAVGIVLSFVFFQIPTPREVAWASEVFLGLVLAMMVVLVAIAAAPLPCRILIHSLTYRWPGIERRLVVVYDTMSDGLQGMRRPSQLLPTAVWSVVIWVVIVLSVWTGFRAASLELPMTAALCVIAFIGLGVSLPSSPGFIGVIQAATVLALSFFGVGKADALGFSLLLHASQFVPVTVWGLLLLVVEHVSLAEAGRGAGLSVNVRQD from the coding sequence GTGCCCTCCGCCGGGCGGCTGGTCAAGATCCTCCTCGGGATCGCGATCAGCGCGGCCCTCCTGGTCTGGCTCTTCTGGAACGTGGATCTGCGCGCCGTCACTGCGCGCCTCGCCGACACGCGGTGGGGCTGGCTCACGGTCAGCATCGCGCTGAACCTGGCCTCCCTCTGGGCCCGCGCCGTGCGCTGGCGCTACCTCTTCCCCCAGAAAGCCAGGCCGACCCACCTTTTCAACGCCGTGATGATCGGTTACATGGGCAACAACCTGCTGCCGTTGAGAGCCGGCGAGGTCCTGCGCGTCTACGTCGTAGCGCGGCGGGGCCAGCGCTTCTGGACGACGGTGACGACGCTGGTCGTGGAGCGCGCGCTCGACGGGCTGGCGGTCGGCATCGTGCTGTCCTTCGTCTTCTTCCAGATCCCGACGCCGCGCGAGGTGGCCTGGGCGTCGGAGGTCTTCCTTGGACTGGTCTTGGCGATGATGGTCGTCTTGGTCGCGATCGCGGCGGCGCCCCTGCCCTGCCGCATCCTGATCCACTCGCTCACCTACCGCTGGCCGGGCATCGAGCGCCGCCTGGTCGTCGTCTACGACACCATGAGCGACGGGCTCCAGGGGATGCGGCGGCCCAGCCAGCTGCTGCCGACCGCCGTCTGGTCGGTCGTGATCTGGGTGGTCATCGTGCTGTCCGTGTGGACCGGCTTTCGGGCGGCGAGCCTGGAGCTGCCGATGACAGCCGCCCTCTGTGTCATCGCCTTCATCGGCCTCGGCGTGAGCCTGCCGTCCAGCCCGGGCTTCATCGGCGTCATCCAGGCGGCAACCGTCCTGGCGCTGTCCTTTTTCGGCGTTGGGAAAGCGGATGCCCTCGGCTTCTCGCTCCTGCTACACGCCTCGCAGTTCGTGCCCGTTACGGTCTGGGGCCTCCTGCTCCTGGTCGTAGAGCACGTGAGCCTCGCCGAGGCCGGCCGGGGCGCAGGGCTGTCCGTAAACGTGCGTCAAGACTAG
- a CDS encoding homoserine dehydrogenase — protein sequence MNEIKIGLLGLGTVGSGVVKVFQTHGAEMQERAGCRLTLHAIADADTTRPREGLDLKRLPLVPDAGRVLDDPAVQVVIELVGGLEPARTFILKALNAGKHVVTANKALLAHHGPEIFEAARRNRVMLGFEAAVAGGVPLIRAVKDGLTANRVLSAFGIVNGTCNYILSKMADEGLDFSVVLKEAQAHGYAESDPTLDLEGMDSAHKLQILATIAFRTAVDLKDIHTEGITAITQQDVLNAAELGYRIKLLAIAKAADGALEARVHPTMIPAGSPMAAVSGVFNAVFITGDNVGNLMFYGRGAGQLPTASAVWSDTLEIARRVAHGIPAMEGDLPSISERPLPLRRMEDIRSSYYLRVMAMDRPGVLAQVAGILGQHDISLVSVLQKERAHGEAVPVVMMTHEARERDMRAALQAIDKLPVVAARTTMIRVEPA from the coding sequence ATGAACGAGATCAAGATCGGCCTCCTCGGCCTCGGCACGGTCGGCAGCGGCGTCGTCAAAGTCTTCCAGACCCACGGCGCCGAGATGCAGGAGCGCGCCGGGTGCCGGCTGACCTTGCACGCCATCGCGGACGCCGACACCACGCGGCCGAGAGAAGGCCTCGATCTCAAGCGCCTCCCGCTCGTCCCGGACGCCGGGCGGGTGCTCGACGACCCCGCGGTCCAAGTCGTCATCGAGCTCGTGGGCGGGCTCGAGCCGGCGCGCACCTTCATCCTCAAGGCCCTCAACGCGGGCAAGCACGTGGTCACCGCCAACAAGGCGCTGCTGGCCCACCACGGCCCCGAGATCTTCGAGGCGGCGCGCCGCAACCGCGTCATGCTGGGCTTCGAGGCGGCCGTGGCGGGGGGTGTCCCGCTCATCCGCGCCGTCAAGGACGGGCTGACGGCGAACCGCGTGCTGTCGGCCTTCGGCATCGTCAACGGCACCTGCAACTACATCCTTTCGAAGATGGCCGACGAGGGGCTCGACTTCTCGGTCGTTCTCAAGGAGGCGCAGGCGCACGGCTACGCCGAGTCCGACCCCACGCTCGACCTCGAGGGCATGGACTCGGCCCACAAGCTCCAGATCCTGGCGACGATCGCGTTCCGCACCGCCGTGGACCTCAAAGACATCCACACGGAAGGCATCACGGCGATCACCCAGCAGGACGTCCTAAACGCGGCCGAGCTCGGCTATCGGATCAAGCTCCTGGCCATCGCCAAAGCCGCCGACGGCGCGCTCGAGGCCCGCGTGCACCCGACCATGATCCCGGCCGGGTCGCCGATGGCCGCGGTGTCGGGCGTCTTCAACGCCGTCTTCATCACCGGCGACAATGTCGGCAACCTGATGTTCTACGGCCGGGGCGCGGGGCAGCTGCCCACCGCGTCGGCGGTCTGGTCGGACACGCTCGAGATCGCCCGGCGCGTCGCCCACGGCATCCCGGCCATGGAGGGCGACCTGCCCTCGATCAGCGAGCGGCCGCTGCCGCTCCGGCGGATGGAGGACATCCGGTCGTCCTACTATCTGCGCGTCATGGCGATGGACCGGCCCGGTGTCCTCGCGCAGGTCGCCGGCATCCTGGGGCAGCACGACATCTCGCTCGTCTCGGTGCTCCAGAAGGAGCGCGCCCACGGCGAGGCGGTGCCGGTGGTGATGATGACCCACGAGGCGCGGGAGCGGGACATGCGCGCGGCGCTCCAGGCCATCGACAAGCTGCCGGTGGTGGCGGCGCGCACCACCATGATCCGCGTGGAGCCGGCATGA
- a CDS encoding sigma-70 family RNA polymerase sigma factor, whose translation METLEPSDEDLCRRIAQRDGGAFDLLVERYQERAYRIAWSVVRDGEDAKDCSQEAFIRLHESAGSFAGQAKFSTWFYRILVNCCLDHQRKRRGWRRLVGWGGRDEGRDAGDPVERLAAPFTDPTDAMVTDHRMSRVWEAVDELSPQQRAAVLLQCREELSTKEIAAVLQLSEATVRVHLHRAYSALKRRVGDEG comes from the coding sequence GTGGAGACGCTCGAGCCGTCCGATGAAGACCTATGCCGGCGAATCGCCCAACGGGACGGGGGAGCCTTTGACCTGCTGGTCGAGCGTTACCAGGAGCGGGCGTACCGCATCGCGTGGTCCGTGGTACGGGACGGGGAGGATGCCAAGGACTGCTCACAGGAAGCCTTCATCCGGCTCCACGAGTCGGCCGGATCCTTCGCCGGTCAGGCCAAGTTCTCGACCTGGTTCTACCGGATCCTGGTCAACTGCTGTCTCGATCACCAACGGAAGCGGCGCGGCTGGCGGCGGCTGGTCGGCTGGGGCGGCAGGGACGAGGGGCGCGATGCGGGCGACCCCGTGGAGCGCCTCGCGGCTCCCTTCACCGACCCGACGGACGCCATGGTCACGGATCACCGCATGAGCCGCGTGTGGGAGGCCGTGGACGAGCTTTCGCCGCAGCAGAGGGCGGCGGTGCTGCTCCAATGCCGCGAGGAGCTGTCCACCAAGGAGATCGCCGCGGTACTGCAGTTGTCGGAGGCGACGGTGCGGGTGCACCTGCACCGCGCGTACTCGGCGCTCAAGCGCCGCGTGGGAGACGAGGGATGA
- the alaC gene encoding alanine transaminase yields the protein MDDFYRIKRLPPYVFAIVNDLKTKARAKGQDIIDLGMGNPDLGTPKHIVDKLIEAAQNPKNHRYSASRGITRLRKAITTWYRDHYGVEIDPETEAIATIGAKEGMAHLALAVLQPGDGVLVPNPTYPIHSYSVVIADGDLRSVPLVPGEDFVARLQEAARLSWPKAKLLILSFPHNPTTMCVDRDFFARVVDFAKEHELMVVHDFAYADFAFDGYRPPSFLEVPGAKEVGVEIFSLSKSYNMPGWRMGFVCGNPRMVQALARIKSYLDYGAFQPIQIAAIIALEGDQKCVADIVEVHRKRRDVLVDGLNKLGWSVPKPQATMFVWAPIPESFRSMGSLEFSKMLIQECKVAVSPGIGFGEYGEGYVRFALVENEQRIKQALRGLKTLSAR from the coding sequence ATGGACGACTTCTACCGGATAAAGCGCCTTCCGCCCTACGTCTTCGCCATCGTCAACGACCTCAAGACCAAGGCTCGGGCGAAGGGGCAGGACATCATCGATCTCGGCATGGGCAACCCCGACCTGGGCACGCCCAAGCACATCGTTGACAAGCTGATCGAGGCGGCCCAGAACCCCAAGAATCACCGCTACTCGGCTTCCCGCGGCATCACACGGCTCCGGAAGGCCATCACCACCTGGTACCGGGACCATTACGGAGTGGAGATCGACCCCGAGACCGAGGCCATCGCCACGATAGGGGCCAAGGAGGGCATGGCCCACCTCGCGCTCGCCGTCCTCCAGCCGGGCGACGGGGTGCTGGTGCCGAACCCGACCTACCCCATCCACTCGTACTCGGTGGTGATCGCCGACGGGGACCTGCGCTCCGTGCCGCTGGTGCCGGGCGAGGACTTCGTTGCGCGCCTGCAGGAGGCCGCGCGCCTGTCCTGGCCCAAGGCCAAGCTCCTCATCCTCTCCTTCCCGCATAATCCGACCACGATGTGCGTGGACCGCGACTTCTTCGCCAGGGTGGTGGACTTCGCCAAGGAGCACGAGCTCATGGTCGTCCACGACTTCGCCTACGCCGACTTCGCCTTCGACGGCTACAGACCCCCCTCCTTCCTCGAGGTCCCGGGAGCCAAAGAGGTCGGGGTCGAGATCTTCTCGCTGTCGAAGTCGTACAACATGCCGGGGTGGCGGATGGGCTTCGTGTGCGGGAACCCGCGCATGGTCCAGGCGCTGGCCAGGATCAAGTCGTATCTCGACTACGGCGCCTTCCAGCCCATCCAGATCGCCGCCATCATCGCCCTCGAGGGAGACCAGAAGTGCGTGGCGGACATCGTCGAGGTCCACCGCAAGCGCCGCGACGTCCTGGTGGACGGGCTCAACAAGCTCGGCTGGTCTGTGCCGAAGCCGCAAGCGACCATGTTCGTCTGGGCGCCCATCCCGGAGTCGTTCCGGTCCATGGGCTCGCTCGAGTTCTCCAAGATGCTCATCCAGGAGTGCAAGGTGGCGGTCTCCCCGGGCATCGGCTTCGGCGAGTACGGAGAGGGCTATGTCCGTTTCGCCCTCGTCGAAAACGAGCAGCGCATCAAGCAGGCCCTCCGCGGCCTTAAGACCCTCTCGGCCCGCTGA
- a CDS encoding aspartate kinase has protein sequence MGQLIVQKYGGSSVADPEKIKSVARRVAESAAKGHRMVVVVSAMGKTTDALVALVDAITPAPDPREIDMVLATGEQVTIGLLAMALQAMGRPACSFTGPQVGMVTDGVHTRARIRRITAERIHAALDAGKIVVVAGFQGMTESGDITTLGRGGSDLTSVALAAALKADVCEIFTDVDGVYTADPNVVPEARKLARVSYDEMLEMAALGAKVLQARSVEFAKKFAVPVHVRSSFKPDPGTLVTREDHSMEDVVVTGITHDRGQAKLSILRVPDRPGIASQVFGGLAKQNIVVDMIVQNVGRDGSTDISFTLPRDDRQRAETVLEAVAKEIGAGGVTADDRIAKVSIVGVGMRSHSGVAARVFSTLSKENINIQMISTSEIAISCVIEDKYTELAVRALHDAFELGKEPAA, from the coding sequence ATGGGCCAGCTGATCGTCCAAAAATACGGCGGCTCGTCCGTCGCCGACCCCGAGAAGATCAAGAGCGTCGCCCGCCGCGTGGCCGAATCCGCGGCGAAAGGCCACCGGATGGTCGTGGTGGTCTCCGCCATGGGCAAAACGACCGACGCGCTGGTCGCCCTGGTGGACGCCATCACGCCCGCCCCCGACCCGCGGGAGATCGACATGGTCCTGGCCACGGGCGAGCAGGTCACGATCGGTCTCCTCGCCATGGCGCTCCAGGCGATGGGCCGCCCCGCCTGCTCCTTCACTGGACCGCAGGTCGGCATGGTCACCGACGGCGTCCACACGCGGGCGCGTATCCGGCGCATCACGGCCGAGCGCATCCACGCCGCCCTCGACGCCGGCAAGATCGTCGTCGTGGCGGGCTTCCAGGGCATGACCGAATCGGGGGACATCACGACGCTCGGGCGCGGCGGCTCGGATCTCACGAGCGTCGCGCTGGCGGCGGCGCTCAAGGCCGACGTCTGCGAGATCTTCACCGACGTCGACGGCGTCTACACCGCCGATCCCAACGTCGTGCCGGAGGCGCGCAAGCTCGCGCGCGTCTCCTACGACGAGATGCTCGAGATGGCCGCCCTCGGCGCCAAGGTGCTCCAGGCCCGCTCCGTCGAGTTCGCCAAGAAGTTCGCCGTCCCGGTGCACGTCCGCTCCAGCTTCAAGCCGGACCCGGGCACGCTCGTGACCAGGGAGGATCACAGCATGGAAGACGTGGTGGTCACGGGCATCACACACGACCGGGGTCAGGCGAAGCTCTCCATCCTGCGCGTGCCCGACCGCCCGGGCATCGCCAGCCAGGTCTTCGGAGGGCTCGCCAAGCAGAACATCGTCGTGGACATGATCGTCCAGAACGTCGGGCGCGACGGCTCCACGGACATCTCGTTCACCCTGCCCCGCGACGACCGCCAGCGGGCGGAGACCGTGCTGGAAGCCGTCGCCAAGGAGATCGGCGCCGGCGGCGTGACCGCCGACGACCGCATCGCCAAGGTTTCCATCGTCGGCGTCGGCATGCGCAGCCACTCGGGTGTCGCCGCGCGCGTGTTCTCGACGCTGTCGAAGGAGAACATCAACATCCAGATGATCTCGACGTCCGAGATCGCCATCTCCTGCGTCATCGAGGACAAGTACACCGAGCTCGCGGTGCGCGCGCTCCACGACGCCTTCGAGCTCGGAAAAGAACCCGCGGCCTAG